The proteins below come from a single Priestia megaterium NBRC 15308 = ATCC 14581 genomic window:
- a CDS encoding flavodoxin family protein, with the protein MKNILLYSGSRNPLSRTNQIINELKIHINQFYPDFKLELFDPISKPLLHSTGCKNCFNNGFCPSDALENDYGEELKRYLEKADLIIFATPVYSHNVSSDAKIFIDRLSYWGHILKLVCKPVITIVTAESNGGDLVEDYLYKVFSFMGATIVNSEVFLNQDPEEHILSVNSLKESIKLLNDSDFKVEINEKHEATFQTLKSIIRAYPEDNFEYRYWLENGLFDSETLNDYINKTTVY; encoded by the coding sequence ATGAAAAATATATTACTCTACTCAGGATCGAGAAACCCTCTATCACGTACGAATCAAATTATAAATGAATTAAAAATACATATAAATCAATTTTATCCAGACTTTAAACTAGAACTTTTTGACCCCATAAGTAAGCCATTACTTCATTCTACAGGATGTAAAAACTGTTTTAATAATGGCTTTTGCCCCTCAGATGCTCTAGAAAATGACTATGGTGAAGAATTAAAGAGATACCTAGAAAAGGCTGATTTGATAATCTTTGCTACTCCAGTTTATTCCCATAACGTATCATCTGATGCGAAAATTTTTATTGATCGATTATCTTATTGGGGTCATATATTGAAACTGGTGTGTAAACCTGTAATTACTATAGTAACTGCAGAAAGTAATGGTGGAGATTTAGTTGAGGACTACTTATATAAAGTGTTTTCTTTCATGGGAGCTACAATTGTTAATTCTGAAGTATTCTTAAATCAAGATCCAGAAGAACATATATTATCTGTTAATAGTTTAAAAGAAAGCATTAAATTATTAAATGATAGTGATTTTAAAGTTGAAATAAATGAAAAGCATGAAGCAACTTTTCAAACTTTAAAATCTATTATTAGAGCTTACCCTGAAGATAATTTTGAGTACCGATACTGGTTAGAAAATGGTTTATTTGATAGTGAGACTTTAAATGATTATATAAATAAAACAACTGTCTATTAG
- a CDS encoding lichenicidin A2 family type 2 lantibiotic — MSKTTEHTVGLSMKKLNKSEMENIYGASGVTPRTTPATTLLASFVASYIASAEFRCGKDNK; from the coding sequence ATGTCTAAAACTACTGAACATACGGTAGGTCTAAGCATGAAAAAACTTAATAAATCCGAAATGGAAAATATTTATGGTGCTTCTGGGGTGACCCCACGCACTACTCCTGCAACTACACTTTTAGCAAGTTTTGTAGCTTCTTACATAGCATCGGCTGAATTCAGATGTGGTAAGGATAATAAATAG
- a CDS encoding lichenicidin A2 family type 2 lantibiotic has product MSNLKENVVGLSMKKLNKSEMENIYGASGVDTRTHPTVIVVSRISSAKCASTISAISGLVSYNKDCLG; this is encoded by the coding sequence ATGAGTAATTTAAAAGAAAACGTAGTAGGTCTAAGCATGAAGAAACTTAACAAATCCGAAATGGAAAACATTTATGGTGCTTCTGGGGTGGATACTAGGACTCATCCAACAGTAATCGTAGTTTCTAGAATCAGCAGTGCAAAATGTGCATCTACTATCTCTGCTATTAGTGGTTTGGTATCTTACAATAAAGATTGCCTAGGGTAA
- a CDS encoding helix-turn-helix transcriptional regulator: MLNNKIKMYRAAKDISQDELAKLVGVTRQTISAVEKNKYSPSLELAFKICKVLEKSIDEVFEHY, encoded by the coding sequence ATGCTCAATAATAAGATAAAAATGTATAGAGCTGCTAAGGATATTTCTCAAGATGAATTAGCCAAATTAGTAGGTGTTACAAGACAAACAATATCTGCAGTTGAGAAAAATAAGTATAGCCCTTCATTAGAACTTGCCTTTAAGATTTGCAAAGTTTTAGAAAAAAGTATTGACGAAGTATTTGAACATTATTAA
- a CDS encoding site-2 protease family protein, with protein sequence MLFFKKPTIIILLLAVLSFFSGLLGDGVKSIVIEVWTLVLIWFIAVTTHEVGHVLFGLIAKLKFQFLVVGPITVRSVNNKLKISENKSWLYFGGIVLFSPYSFENQSLSKKWAIMTIGGPLISLFNFLLFFSLYKMIGSNYLLNFYVLHFLILIATIIPIKTKSYMTDGAMFLILLKNNNKAKQHLFNVLIAKELLSDKRPRDWQPEIINVCCEKNKVIEDINKKISEVTLLFYYFADKGKFEKARSILKPINKESISNNIALGFLHSSYIACEFLDKEEQCDLENMTTHFQAVSKFDLYSYYRSLAIIKYLEEKHEIVLKYVQKAEKELATAEKGTLGFWSVERQLFEDIKVIILNEGKRIDIEL encoded by the coding sequence ATGCTTTTTTTTAAAAAACCAACTATCATTATTTTACTTTTAGCCGTTTTATCATTTTTTAGTGGTTTGTTAGGGGACGGAGTGAAATCAATTGTCATAGAAGTATGGACTCTGGTTCTAATTTGGTTCATTGCTGTGACGACACATGAAGTAGGTCACGTCTTATTTGGACTAATAGCGAAACTAAAATTTCAATTTTTAGTCGTAGGGCCAATTACGGTTCGCTCAGTAAATAATAAGCTTAAAATCTCTGAAAATAAATCATGGTTATATTTCGGTGGAATAGTATTATTTTCACCATATTCTTTTGAAAATCAGAGTCTTTCTAAAAAATGGGCTATTATGACTATTGGTGGACCTCTAATTAGTTTATTTAACTTTTTATTATTTTTCAGTTTATACAAAATGATAGGATCTAATTATCTCTTGAACTTTTATGTTTTGCACTTTTTAATACTGATAGCTACTATTATTCCCATTAAAACAAAATCCTATATGACCGATGGTGCAATGTTTTTAATTCTTTTAAAAAATAATAATAAAGCAAAACAACACTTATTTAATGTACTAATAGCGAAAGAACTTCTCAGTGATAAACGACCTAGAGATTGGCAACCTGAAATAATCAATGTATGCTGTGAAAAAAATAAGGTTATTGAGGATATAAATAAAAAAATTAGTGAAGTTACGCTATTATTTTACTACTTTGCAGATAAAGGAAAATTTGAAAAAGCACGTAGCATTTTAAAACCTATTAATAAGGAGTCTATTTCTAATAATATTGCACTGGGTTTTTTACATAGCTCATACATAGCATGTGAATTCTTAGACAAAGAAGAGCAATGTGACTTAGAAAATATGACAACTCATTTTCAAGCTGTATCTAAATTCGATTTGTATTCTTATTACAGGTCGCTTGCTATTATTAAATATTTAGAAGAGAAACATGAAATAGTTTTGAAATATGTACAAAAAGCAGAAAAAGAACTGGCAACTGCAGAAAAAGGCACTTTAGGCTTTTGGAGTGTTGAACGTCAGTTATTTGAGGATATAAAAGTAATAATTTTAAATGAAGGCAAAAGAATAGATATTGAATTGTAG
- a CDS encoding LytTR family transcriptional regulator DNA-binding domain-containing protein, whose protein sequence is MGLLSIRDLEKSIGNNILFSCVNLEIDKGEIVAIRCNHELGNQLINMITGNLPVSTGEILLNNISLNTNFKKLCRNVGVAFLDELFYERLNSKQYLAFFKQLYQVEADIDSLLKEVGLLERKKIKINNLTFSEKKRLQVARVILPQPDLIIFEEPNQNVDIESKIIIQKIITELGKQQKAVLIITSYFENAITLADNVYSLDKNGFKKIEVIDENKESIINSFLKESNTEKATFKNNASLSSSNSEKKEPLSLTMQVRFEKIPAKVNEKIILFNPTEIEFIESNEGVANLHVNGEVFPCSYTLNELFNRLEAFGFFRCHRSYIVNLQKVREVITWTRNSYSLILDDHEKSSIPLSKGKLGELKEIIGL, encoded by the coding sequence ATGGGGTTATTAAGTATAAGGGATTTGGAAAAAAGTATTGGAAATAATATTTTATTTTCTTGTGTGAATTTAGAAATTGATAAGGGAGAAATTGTTGCAATTAGGTGTAACCATGAACTTGGTAATCAACTTATAAACATGATAACAGGAAATTTACCAGTATCAACTGGCGAAATACTGCTTAATAATATTTCTTTAAATACTAATTTTAAAAAACTCTGTAGGAATGTCGGGGTAGCTTTTTTAGATGAATTATTTTATGAACGTCTTAATTCAAAACAATACCTCGCTTTTTTTAAACAGCTTTACCAAGTAGAAGCAGATATTGATTCTTTACTTAAAGAAGTCGGGCTACTAGAGAGGAAAAAGATTAAAATAAATAACCTTACTTTTTCTGAGAAAAAACGCCTACAGGTTGCTAGAGTTATTTTACCTCAACCTGATCTTATTATATTTGAAGAACCTAATCAAAATGTTGATATAGAAAGTAAAATAATTATTCAAAAAATAATTACAGAATTAGGAAAGCAACAAAAGGCTGTTTTAATAATCACTAGTTATTTTGAAAATGCTATTACCTTGGCTGACAATGTATATAGCTTAGATAAAAATGGTTTTAAAAAAATTGAAGTGATAGATGAAAATAAAGAATCAATAATAAATAGCTTTCTAAAAGAATCAAATACTGAAAAAGCAACATTTAAAAATAATGCATCTTTGTCATCAAGTAATTCTGAAAAAAAAGAACCACTGTCTTTAACTATGCAAGTGCGATTTGAGAAGATCCCTGCCAAAGTAAATGAAAAAATTATTTTATTTAATCCAACTGAAATCGAATTTATCGAGAGTAACGAAGGCGTTGCAAACTTACATGTTAATGGAGAAGTTTTTCCGTGCTCATATACTTTAAATGAATTATTCAATCGATTGGAGGCATTTGGATTTTTTCGATGCCATCGTTCTTATATTGTAAATTTACAAAAAGTTAGAGAAGTGATCACATGGACCCGAAACAGTTACAGTCTAATCCTTGATGATCATGAGAAAAGTTCAATACCTTTATCCAAAGGTAAATTAGGTGAATTAAAAGAAATTATTGGACTTTAA
- a CDS encoding ABC transporter ATP-binding protein has protein sequence MENIIEVRNLTKAFSNKVVLKDINFEVRKGETFGFLGPSGSGKTTTIKILTSQLLHTKGEINIFNQPLEKQKNYYYLKRVGILTDNSTLYDRLSVYDNLLLYCKLYGVSSKRIDEVLKDVNLLKDKKTVVLKLSKGMKQRVVLARALLHKPEILFLDEPTSALDPVNTKHIYEGLKRLNREGTTIFLTTHDMSEAEELCDRVAFLDQGKIKLLDSPRNLRLKFSKGSISLTLKDGKTLTVKNDEEGGKQIYNYITNDELISIHSNEPTLGDIFVQLTGSEL, from the coding sequence ATGGAAAATATAATAGAAGTTAGAAATCTAACTAAAGCATTTAGTAATAAAGTCGTCCTAAAAGACATTAATTTTGAAGTTAGAAAGGGCGAAACATTTGGCTTTCTAGGACCAAGTGGTTCTGGGAAAACTACAACTATAAAAATACTAACTTCGCAATTACTACATACTAAAGGTGAAATTAATATTTTTAATCAACCTTTGGAAAAACAAAAAAATTATTATTATTTAAAAAGGGTTGGAATCTTGACAGATAATAGTACTCTTTATGATCGGCTTTCTGTTTACGATAATCTTCTCTTATACTGCAAATTATATGGCGTAAGTAGCAAACGCATTGATGAAGTATTAAAAGATGTAAACCTCCTTAAAGACAAAAAAACAGTCGTACTAAAGCTTTCCAAAGGAATGAAACAACGTGTTGTACTAGCTCGAGCCTTACTTCATAAACCGGAAATATTATTTTTAGATGAACCAACCTCTGCACTTGATCCAGTGAATACTAAACATATCTACGAGGGTCTGAAAAGGTTGAATAGAGAAGGAACTACTATCTTTTTAACTACTCATGACATGTCTGAAGCTGAGGAACTGTGTGATAGAGTAGCATTCCTTGATCAAGGAAAAATAAAATTATTAGACAGCCCTCGAAATTTACGTTTAAAGTTTAGTAAAGGATCTATTTCTCTTACCTTAAAGGATGGGAAAACCCTGACAGTAAAAAATGATGAAGAAGGTGGAAAACAAATTTATAATTATATAACTAATGATGAACTAATTTCTATACATTCAAACGAGCCAACTTTAGGAGATATTTTTGTACAATTAACAGGGAGTGAACTATAA
- a CDS encoding ABC transporter permease, translating into MTFSLKRVNAILIKDWKDLLKNSYILVTLALPLIFAVMLRKLGAEGPLAIFSINFALVISGCFVQAAMVAEEKEKNTLRGLLLSPASTLEILIGKSALSAIVTIAVIIASIFLSGFETPSILLFSLNIFLCLIIYITLGTLLGLLSKTVMETTIIGMPVLMIFGVGSLLKSAVDNKILLKIISFLPNEQFDAILSELNTKGGFNDLISHFLILIIWVVLMTLITFYTYGKRRFDK; encoded by the coding sequence ATGACTTTTTCTTTGAAACGGGTAAATGCAATATTAATTAAAGATTGGAAAGATCTTTTAAAAAACTCATACATTCTTGTTACTTTAGCTCTACCATTAATATTTGCAGTGATGTTAAGAAAGCTTGGAGCTGAAGGACCTCTCGCTATATTTTCAATAAATTTTGCACTTGTAATTTCTGGTTGTTTTGTTCAGGCTGCAATGGTGGCAGAGGAAAAAGAAAAGAATACTTTAAGAGGTCTTTTGTTGTCACCAGCTAGTACACTAGAAATTTTAATTGGAAAAAGTGCTTTATCAGCAATTGTCACTATTGCTGTAATCATTGCATCCATCTTTCTTAGTGGATTTGAGACTCCTTCTATACTCTTATTTTCGTTAAATATCTTTCTTTGTTTGATTATTTATATTACTCTTGGAACTTTATTAGGTTTACTTTCAAAAACTGTAATGGAAACTACAATCATAGGTATGCCCGTATTGATGATATTTGGAGTTGGTTCTTTATTAAAAAGCGCTGTTGATAATAAAATATTGTTGAAAATTATTAGTTTTTTACCTAATGAACAATTTGATGCCATATTATCAGAATTAAATACAAAGGGTGGATTTAATGATTTGATTAGTCATTTCTTAATACTTATTATCTGGGTAGTTCTAATGACTTTGATAACTTTCTATACATATGGAAAACGTAGATTTGATAAATAA
- a CDS encoding helix-turn-helix transcriptional regulator produces MYKNYVELVQKAIDYIEENLSEPLEVIGISKYIGYSPFHFDRIFQSITGMSIANYIKVRRMAHAASDLVNTNQRILDIAFHYHFSSQEAFTRSFQKLYQMPPAKYRKYAKKVILFEEEVVMEHSLLPKGWMPSGTDPQDYEMGVDYKTIHQGKASGYIMSKKEDARGFATMMQVFKATMYKGERLRLSGFIKTEDVVNWAGLWMRIDGENEEILSFDNMQDRPIKNTTNWNQYSIVLDVPEESTVISFGILLHGNGKVWIDGIAFETVDCSIPTTNEEYHQKLPDEPLNLNFEL; encoded by the coding sequence GTGTATAAAAACTATGTAGAACTTGTACAAAAAGCGATTGATTATATTGAAGAGAATTTAAGCGAACCGTTAGAAGTCATAGGTATTTCTAAGTATATAGGCTATTCTCCTTTTCATTTCGATCGAATTTTTCAATCAATTACGGGTATGAGCATTGCTAATTATATAAAAGTAAGAAGGATGGCACATGCGGCAAGTGACTTAGTTAACACAAATCAACGAATATTAGATATTGCATTTCATTACCATTTTTCATCTCAAGAGGCATTTACGAGATCTTTTCAAAAGCTTTATCAAATGCCCCCTGCTAAATATCGCAAATATGCCAAAAAGGTAATTTTATTCGAGGAGGAAGTAGTTATGGAACATTCATTATTACCAAAAGGTTGGATGCCATCTGGTACTGATCCACAAGACTATGAGATGGGTGTTGATTACAAAACTATTCATCAAGGTAAAGCATCTGGATATATTATGTCTAAAAAGGAAGATGCAAGAGGTTTTGCAACGATGATGCAAGTTTTTAAAGCAACAATGTATAAAGGTGAGAGACTACGCTTATCAGGGTTTATTAAAACAGAAGACGTAGTAAATTGGGCTGGTTTGTGGATGCGTATCGATGGGGAAAATGAAGAAATTCTATCTTTTGATAATATGCAGGATCGTCCAATCAAAAATACAACAAACTGGAATCAATACTCAATTGTATTAGATGTACCAGAGGAAAGTACCGTCATATCATTCGGGATATTATTACATGGCAACGGAAAGGTTTGGATTGATGGTATCGCCTTTGAGACTGTTGATTGTTCAATTCCAACTACAAATGAAGAATATCATCAAAAACTTCCAGATGAACCGTTGAATTTAAATTTTGAGTTATAG
- a CDS encoding beta-carotene 15,15'-monooxygenase, with protein sequence MYWLLLKKNSVSLLSLLLLLLVLSSNYLLYHSPFEIDSLSSNFNGVVLGSILDLSLVVPLLFLAWQRKFNWKYFIVLMATGLISARFIIPIEYLSSFKLVMWLGIGVEALLILFEISILFTLAKNLPSIIQKVKTSSLPLLFSFSYVINEKFSKRPIIQIICSEMMMFYYAFGTWKKQPNPEANTFTIYKRSSLITFQIMMIHAVVIETLGIHWLLHSKSVILSLILLILNIYSIIFFLGDIQALRFNPLRIEHNRIYLSLGLAKRMEIQLNDIEKVIIDTEILEQKISKTTIEFIARDFEKVHPDIILKLKSPVEATLFMGIKRKYEQVAIRIDNPQEFKKILKQHLEERN encoded by the coding sequence GTGTATTGGTTGTTACTTAAGAAGAATTCAGTGTCTCTATTATCCCTTTTATTGCTACTACTAGTATTAAGTTCAAATTATTTGTTATATCATTCTCCTTTTGAAATTGATTCCTTATCTTCTAATTTCAATGGAGTAGTATTAGGTTCTATTTTGGATTTAAGTCTTGTGGTTCCCTTACTGTTTTTAGCGTGGCAGCGTAAGTTTAATTGGAAATATTTCATTGTGTTAATGGCAACAGGGCTTATTTCCGCACGGTTTATAATTCCAATTGAGTATTTATCTTCTTTTAAGTTAGTTATGTGGCTAGGTATTGGGGTAGAAGCTCTATTAATTTTATTTGAGATTTCAATATTGTTTACGTTAGCTAAAAATTTACCTAGCATAATTCAAAAGGTAAAGACAAGTTCCTTACCACTTTTATTTTCTTTTTCGTATGTTATAAACGAAAAGTTTTCTAAAAGACCTATTATACAAATCATTTGTTCAGAAATGATGATGTTTTATTATGCCTTTGGCACATGGAAGAAACAACCGAATCCTGAAGCTAATACTTTTACTATTTACAAACGCTCAAGCCTTATTACGTTTCAAATAATGATGATTCATGCTGTTGTAATTGAAACATTAGGTATTCATTGGTTATTACATAGTAAATCAGTTATCTTATCGCTTATTCTACTGATACTTAATATCTATTCAATTATTTTCTTTTTAGGCGATATTCAAGCATTAAGGTTTAACCCTTTACGCATAGAACATAACCGTATCTACCTTTCTCTTGGTTTAGCAAAACGCATGGAGATACAATTGAATGATATAGAAAAAGTAATAATAGACACTGAGATATTAGAGCAAAAAATCTCAAAAACAACAATTGAGTTTATTGCACGCGACTTTGAAAAAGTTCATCCTGATATCATTTTAAAGTTAAAATCTCCAGTGGAAGCAACCCTATTTATGGGTATAAAAAGGAAATATGAACAAGTTGCAATCCGTATAGATAATCCTCAGGAGTTCAAAAAAATATTAAAACAGCATTTAGAAGAAAGGAATTAA
- a CDS encoding class I SAM-dependent methyltransferase — MNKVMDYYSTFDEWGRLDREPLEFQINWHYMQKYLPENGRVLDNGAGPGKYAMKLAEKGFQVTLTDLTPRLVNIAEDKAKELELFNQFNGFHIMDAKDLNLLKDEEFDASLMMGPMYHLQNEQDRDAAVKELYRVTKNEGVVFIAFMSRIRHTISSLLHPEAWKPNNTIDNIEEFIATGSFNHEDKGRFTGAYYFDLQEINPFMESNGFETLSLIGSSSIGSLLSKEQWDYWTDKGQVEFDRLIELLKKTATDPYTLGISSHLLYIGKKKG, encoded by the coding sequence ATGAACAAAGTAATGGATTATTACTCAACATTTGATGAGTGGGGGCGTCTAGATAGAGAACCATTAGAGTTTCAAATTAACTGGCATTATATGCAAAAGTACTTACCAGAAAACGGAAGGGTGTTAGATAATGGAGCTGGTCCTGGTAAATATGCCATGAAACTAGCAGAGAAAGGATTTCAGGTAACGCTAACTGACCTTACGCCCAGATTAGTAAATATAGCTGAGGATAAAGCAAAAGAACTTGAGCTTTTTAATCAATTTAATGGATTTCATATTATGGATGCAAAGGATTTAAATTTATTAAAAGATGAAGAATTCGATGCTTCCTTGATGATGGGGCCAATGTATCACCTACAGAATGAACAAGATCGTGACGCAGCTGTTAAAGAATTGTACCGCGTGACAAAAAATGAGGGAGTTGTATTTATTGCCTTTATGTCCCGAATTAGGCACACTATCTCTTCATTGTTACATCCAGAAGCGTGGAAACCCAATAATACAATTGACAATATCGAAGAGTTTATTGCTACTGGCAGCTTTAATCATGAAGATAAAGGAAGATTTACAGGAGCTTATTACTTTGATCTACAAGAAATTAATCCCTTTATGGAATCTAATGGATTTGAAACCTTAAGCCTAATTGGATCATCTAGTATTGGTTCTCTTTTATCTAAAGAACAATGGGATTATTGGACAGACAAGGGACAAGTTGAGTTTGATCGATTAATTGAATTATTAAAGAAAACAGCAACCGACCCTTATACTTTAGGCATTTCGTCACATTTGCTTTATATTGGTAAGAAAAAAGGATAA
- a CDS encoding dihydrofolate reductase — MIISAMVAVGKGNVIGKDNDIPWRLPNDWKYLRKVTMGHSIILGRKNYESIGKPLDGRKNIIMTTNKNYRAQDCHIAYLIEHALSMCEGEEVFILGGEEIYRQFLPYTHKLYITRINHYFKGDRFFPEVDLALWKELSVEKGTQDENNHYEHYFHVYEKVN, encoded by the coding sequence ATGATTATATCTGCAATGGTTGCTGTAGGAAAAGGAAATGTAATTGGAAAGGATAACGATATTCCTTGGAGGCTCCCAAATGACTGGAAGTATCTAAGGAAAGTTACTATGGGGCATTCAATTATTTTAGGTAGGAAAAATTATGAATCTATTGGAAAACCTTTAGATGGACGAAAAAATATCATAATGACTACAAATAAAAATTATAGGGCTCAAGATTGTCATATAGCTTATTTAATTGAACATGCTCTTTCTATGTGTGAAGGAGAAGAAGTATTTATCCTTGGGGGAGAAGAAATTTATCGTCAGTTCTTACCCTATACCCATAAATTATACATAACTAGGATTAATCATTATTTTAAGGGTGATCGTTTTTTTCCAGAAGTTGATCTTGCCCTCTGGAAAGAGTTATCAGTTGAGAAAGGTACTCAAGATGAAAACAATCATTATGAACATTACTTTCATGTGTATGAAAAGGTAAACTAA
- a CDS encoding phosphopantothenoylcysteine decarboxylase gives MLGKNILITSGGCIEKWDEVRGHTNLAKGKIGKMIAEEALAEGATVTYLHGYFAERPCDKDSESLKLESFEGIVDLQDKMKAIILSEKIDAVIMTAAGSDWIVDKMLDKEGNLIPQNGKISSDNPPVIHFKKAPKVLKQIKEWNPHLMLVGFKLESNVDKETLIERAKIRMGTSKASLMVANTSDSLHVNSATHYIINQDNDIYQCANKKETANMIIQALNQLFLQETTAVSR, from the coding sequence ATGTTAGGAAAAAATATACTTATTACCAGTGGTGGATGTATAGAAAAGTGGGATGAGGTTAGGGGACACACTAATTTAGCTAAAGGGAAAATAGGGAAAATGATTGCAGAGGAAGCATTAGCAGAAGGAGCAACAGTTACATATTTACACGGCTATTTTGCGGAAAGGCCCTGTGATAAGGATTCAGAGAGTTTAAAGTTAGAAAGTTTTGAAGGAATAGTAGATCTTCAAGACAAAATGAAAGCCATTATCTTAAGTGAAAAGATAGATGCTGTTATCATGACAGCTGCAGGGTCGGATTGGATAGTAGACAAGATGTTGGACAAAGAGGGGAACCTTATTCCTCAGAATGGAAAAATATCTAGCGACAATCCTCCGGTTATTCACTTTAAGAAAGCACCTAAAGTTTTAAAGCAAATCAAAGAATGGAACCCTCATCTGATGCTAGTAGGTTTTAAGTTAGAAAGTAACGTAGATAAAGAAACCCTAATAGAGAGAGCTAAAATAAGAATGGGTACTTCTAAGGCTAGTTTAATGGTGGCAAATACCTCTGATTCCTTACATGTTAATTCAGCTACACATTATATAATTAATCAAGATAATGACATATACCAGTGTGCTAATAAAAAAGAAACAGCAAATATGATTATACAAGCCCTTAATCAGTTATTTTTACAGGAAACAACAGCTGTTTCAAGATAG
- a CDS encoding ketoacyl-ACP synthase III, with protein sequence MKSTARITAIGTYVPEKRLTNDDLERIVDTNDEWIVKRTGMRERRIADENEYSSDLAIKAIENLVEQYQKELKDVGCIVVSTTTPDYAFPSVAAQIQDYFDIPTTGALDFNATCAGFTYGLHMANAFITSGLHHKVLVVTAETLSKVTDYTDRTTCVLFGDGAAAVLVESDAERPSFIATHIGTNGKGGKHVYRTNLSTTMHGQPLSSSGKMVQNGREVYKWASRTIPLGISELLEQANLQKNEVNWFVPHSANLRMIESICERSEFPVEKTLTSVEYMGNTSSVSIPLALQIGINKGKLKDGDVLLLYGFGGGLTHAGHIIKWDLGKE encoded by the coding sequence ATGAAATCAACTGCACGTATTACAGCAATAGGTACATACGTACCAGAAAAAAGACTTACGAATGACGATTTAGAAAGAATTGTGGATACGAACGATGAATGGATCGTGAAACGAACTGGCATGAGGGAAAGAAGAATTGCCGATGAAAACGAGTATTCTTCTGACCTAGCTATTAAAGCAATTGAAAACTTAGTGGAGCAATATCAGAAAGAGTTAAAGGATGTAGGATGTATCGTTGTCTCAACTACAACACCGGACTATGCATTTCCAAGCGTAGCAGCCCAGATACAGGATTACTTTGATATCCCTACAACTGGGGCTCTAGACTTTAACGCTACCTGTGCTGGCTTTACATATGGATTACACATGGCAAACGCCTTTATTACATCTGGACTTCATCATAAAGTCTTAGTCGTAACTGCAGAAACCTTATCGAAGGTTACAGATTATACAGATCGCACTACCTGTGTTCTATTTGGGGATGGAGCTGCAGCTGTTTTGGTGGAAAGTGATGCAGAGCGCCCAAGTTTTATTGCTACGCATATTGGTACAAATGGAAAGGGAGGTAAACATGTATACCGTACAAATTTATCTACTACTATGCATGGACAACCTTTGAGTTCAAGTGGCAAGATGGTTCAAAACGGAAGGGAAGTATATAAGTGGGCATCTAGAACAATTCCTTTAGGTATATCTGAATTGCTAGAACAAGCAAATCTACAAAAGAATGAAGTAAATTGGTTCGTTCCACACAGTGCCAATTTACGAATGATTGAGTCTATATGTGAAAGATCAGAGTTTCCAGTTGAGAAGACATTAACTAGTGTTGAGTATATGGGAAACACTTCTTCCGTTTCCATTCCTCTAGCACTACAAATAGGGATAAACAAAGGGAAATTAAAAGATGGAGACGTTCTCTTACTCTACGGATTTGGAGGAGGCCTTACCCACGCAGGTCATATTATTAAATGGGATTTAGGTAAGGAGTAA